The Negativicutes bacterium genome contains a region encoding:
- the scfB gene encoding thioether cross-link-forming SCIFF peptide maturase produces the protein MHGRQSSLPKIRHARRSSCHYGERITVFLEKYVVKRSFEVKIHKFQLNGMYIMLDINSGVVHIIDEMIDKIMDIYNGSNKAEVIDALSTFYPESELNEALLELDELIDNKELFAEDLSLPPTFSEEPLVKSLCLHVAHDCNLRCQYCFASTGDFGLDRSMMTTDIGEKAVDFIIANSGNRTNCEMDFFGGEPLMNMPVVKHVVSYIRKREIESGKKFKLTLTTNGVLLNDDNINYLKDNDISLVLSLDGRKEVHDKMRPNMAGQGSYEKSLANFKQAVVANNGQNYVLRGTFTAYNLDFMADVLDMVDKGFANVSVEPVVSKDVPYALEQEHLPQLFAEYEKLAIEFINRKNTDKDFAFFHFNMDIHNGPCIAKRLSGCGAGHEYFAVAPNGDLYPCHQFVGRENYLMGNIFDGVKKKEVSADFRNAHVLNKEECSKCWARFFCSGGCHANADLFNSNIYQPYEIGCELQKKRLECALMIQAQLAIVD, from the coding sequence ATGCACGGTAGGCAATCAAGCTTGCCAAAAATAAGGCACGCAAGGAGATCCTCTTGCCACTATGGTGAGAGGATTACTGTTTTCTTAGAGAAGTATGTTGTAAAGAGGAGTTTTGAAGTGAAAATTCATAAGTTTCAACTAAATGGCATGTATATAATGCTAGATATAAATAGTGGTGTTGTCCATATTATTGATGAGATGATTGATAAGATTATGGATATCTATAATGGTAGTAATAAGGCAGAGGTTATTGATGCTTTATCCACCTTTTATCCTGAGAGTGAATTAAATGAAGCGTTACTTGAACTGGATGAATTAATTGATAATAAAGAATTGTTTGCCGAAGACTTATCGCTTCCTCCAACTTTTAGTGAGGAGCCACTGGTAAAATCATTGTGTCTACATGTCGCTCATGATTGTAATTTGCGTTGTCAATATTGTTTTGCGAGCACCGGTGATTTTGGGTTAGATCGTAGTATGATGACTACAGACATTGGTGAAAAGGCGGTTGACTTTATTATTGCCAATAGTGGCAATCGAACTAATTGTGAGATGGATTTTTTTGGTGGCGAGCCACTGATGAACATGCCGGTGGTAAAGCATGTTGTTTCTTATATTAGAAAGCGTGAAATTGAAAGTGGGAAAAAATTCAAACTTACGTTGACTACGAATGGTGTTTTGTTAAATGATGATAATATTAATTATTTAAAGGATAATGACATCAGTTTGGTGTTGAGTTTAGATGGACGGAAAGAAGTCCATGATAAAATGCGTCCGAATATGGCGGGACAAGGTAGCTATGAGAAATCATTAGCTAATTTTAAACAAGCAGTAGTGGCTAACAATGGGCAAAATTATGTTTTGCGCGGAACGTTTACAGCGTATAATTTAGATTTCATGGCAGATGTGCTTGATATGGTAGATAAAGGCTTTGCTAATGTTTCAGTTGAGCCGGTAGTATCTAAAGATGTTCCTTATGCCTTAGAGCAAGAACACTTACCACAACTTTTTGCCGAGTATGAAAAATTGGCGATTGAATTTATCAATCGCAAAAATACTGATAAAGACTTTGCTTTTTTCCATTTTAATATGGATATTCATAACGGCCCTTGTATTGCAAAACGCCTTAGTGGCTGTGGCGCCGGACATGAATATTTCGCAGTAGCACCAAATGGTGATTTATATCCGTGTCATCAATTTGTTGGTCGAGAAAATTATCTAATGGGTAATATTTTTGACGGTGTGAAGAAAAAGGAAGTTTCAGCAGATTTTCGTAACGCTCATGTATTAAATAAAGAAGAATGTAGCAAGTGTTGGGCAAGATTTTTCTGTAGCGGAGGCTGTCACGCTAATGCTGATTTATTTAATAGCAATATCTATCAACCATATGAAATAGGTTGTGAATTGCAAAAGAAAAGATTAGAATGTGCACTAATGATTCAAGCTCAGCTGGCAATAGTCGATTAA
- a CDS encoding MgtC/SapB family protein, with the protein MNLEWDLALRIVLSGILGAVIGYERQARHKAAGLRTHMLVSMGSCLIMILSYKIYYMVEGHTNADPARLAAQVVSGIGFLGAGSIMKDGLNVRGLTTAASLWVVSAVGLTVGAGFYEGAIFVTVMILVVLGILTKIEYRTYDSSTFLLIVEGDENEELLGQICKTLVEHNVAILDVKIESKSPFVASFLIKSSKEFKNQQIIAQILTIEGIRAARRE; encoded by the coding sequence ATGAATTTAGAATGGGATTTGGCACTGCGCATTGTGTTATCAGGAATTTTAGGTGCAGTCATCGGCTATGAACGACAAGCTCGGCATAAAGCGGCAGGACTGAGAACTCATATGCTGGTTAGTATGGGCTCTTGCTTAATTATGATTTTATCATATAAAATTTATTATATGGTGGAAGGTCATACCAATGCTGATCCGGCGAGGTTAGCGGCACAAGTGGTTAGTGGTATTGGTTTTTTGGGTGCAGGCAGTATTATGAAGGACGGACTGAACGTTCGGGGCTTGACTACTGCTGCTAGCTTATGGGTAGTTTCAGCCGTAGGCTTAACTGTGGGAGCTGGTTTTTATGAAGGGGCAATCTTCGTAACAGTGATGATTTTAGTAGTGCTTGGGATTTTAACTAAAATTGAATATCGTACATATGATTCCAGTACTTTTTTATTAATCGTAGAAGGTGATGAAAATGAGGAGTTGTTAGGGCAGATTTGTAAAACTCTGGTCGAACACAATGTGGCAATTTTAGATGTAAAAATTGAAAGTAAATCACCATTTGTGGCAAGCTTCTTAATAAAGTCTTCTAAAGAATTTAAAAACCAACAAATTATCGCACAAATTTTAACAATTGAAGGGATTAGAGCTGCGAGAAGAGAGTAA
- the scfA gene encoding six-cysteine ranthipeptide SCIFF, protein MAKRIKTVNKASLQATAHTGGCGECQASCQSACKTSCTVGNQACQK, encoded by the coding sequence ATGGCTAAACGCATTAAAACTGTAAACAAGGCTTCTCTACAAGCTACTGCTCATACTGGTGGTTGTGGTGAATGTCAAGCATCTTGCCAATCAGCTTGCAAAACTTCATGCACGGTAGGCAATCAAGCTTGCCAAAAATAA